One genomic segment of Amycolatopsis sp. Hca4 includes these proteins:
- a CDS encoding DUF2079 domain-containing protein, whose protein sequence is MLIDFAPAPARTRESRAVPYVVAAVAFAGYATWSLQRLRTFDASGFDLGIFEQAVRSYAHGRWPVSDLLGADFPTLGDHFHPILALLAPFYLLWPSPGCLLVAQALLFALSAVPVTRCAIELLGARRGALVGAGYVLSWGLLSAVNFDFHEVCFAVPMLAFTVEHLLHERWRAAVWCALPLVLVKEDLPLTLAAVGVVLVLNRQKRLGWAVAGFGVTTSALLFLVVLPALNPAGAYAHGSGFTPFGGAIVKVSMLLALLAPTAFAAVRSPLLLLAVPTLLWRLVSANDRYWGMGYHYSAVLMPVVFLAGVHGARRIGGFRRFLPVCAVVAGLASLGLQAAHLTDGVWTPAQRAGIDTVLARIPDGATVLASNRLAPRLTSRCTVRFFDGVTDQRPEWVVVAQPEQSWPTTLATKEAALAELESTGYERVAGTDAVVLLHRE, encoded by the coding sequence ATGCTGATCGACTTCGCGCCGGCTCCGGCGCGCACGCGCGAAAGCCGCGCGGTCCCCTACGTCGTCGCCGCGGTCGCCTTCGCCGGGTACGCCACCTGGTCGCTGCAGCGGCTGCGGACGTTCGACGCGAGCGGGTTCGACCTGGGGATCTTCGAGCAGGCGGTGCGGTCATACGCGCACGGGCGCTGGCCGGTGTCGGACCTGCTGGGCGCGGACTTCCCGACGCTCGGCGACCACTTCCACCCGATCCTGGCGCTGCTGGCGCCGTTCTACCTGCTCTGGCCGTCGCCGGGCTGCCTGCTGGTCGCGCAGGCGCTGCTGTTCGCGCTCTCCGCGGTGCCGGTGACGCGCTGCGCGATCGAGCTCCTCGGCGCGCGCCGGGGTGCGCTCGTGGGCGCCGGGTACGTGCTGTCGTGGGGACTGCTGTCCGCGGTGAACTTCGACTTCCACGAGGTCTGCTTCGCCGTCCCGATGCTGGCGTTCACCGTCGAACACCTGCTGCACGAGCGGTGGCGGGCGGCGGTCTGGTGCGCGCTGCCGCTGGTGCTGGTCAAGGAGGACCTGCCGCTGACGCTCGCCGCGGTCGGTGTCGTGCTGGTGCTCAACCGGCAGAAGCGGCTCGGCTGGGCGGTGGCCGGCTTCGGCGTCACGACGTCGGCGTTGCTGTTCCTGGTCGTGTTGCCGGCCTTGAACCCCGCCGGGGCTTACGCGCACGGCAGCGGCTTCACCCCGTTCGGCGGGGCGATCGTCAAGGTCTCGATGCTGCTGGCCCTCCTGGCACCGACGGCGTTCGCGGCCGTGCGGTCGCCGCTGCTGCTCCTGGCGGTGCCGACGCTGCTGTGGCGGCTGGTCTCGGCGAACGACCGCTACTGGGGCATGGGCTACCACTACAGCGCGGTGCTGATGCCGGTCGTGTTCCTCGCCGGCGTGCACGGCGCCCGGCGGATCGGTGGCTTCAGGCGGTTTCTGCCGGTGTGCGCGGTGGTCGCCGGGCTGGCTTCGCTCGGCCTGCAGGCGGCGCACCTGACCGACGGCGTCTGGACACCGGCGCAGCGGGCCGGGATCGACACGGTCCTGGCGCGGATCCCGGACGGCGCGACCGTGCTGGCGTCCAACCGGCTGGCCCCGCGGCTGACGTCCCGCTGCACGGTGCGGTTCTTCGACGGGGTGACGGACCAGCGGCCGGAGTGGGTGGTGGTGGCTCAGCCGGAACAGTCCTGGCCGACGACCCTCGCGACGAAGGAGGCGGCGCTGGCGGAGCTGGAGAGCACGGGGTACGAGCGCGTCGCCGGGACGGACGCCGTCGTGCTGCTCCACCGTGAGTAG
- a CDS encoding DUF4232 domain-containing protein: protein MLGKRISVGVAAVAGAFALTACGSTGSAPSPAANGGTGAGAAAAPAPAGQAAPAAAKTSGTPRCTTADLSVSLGKPEEKSPGQYDLPLTYRNTSDHPCALHGVPGVDLVGPDEPTFGPVYHLPRVDNGVKDNEVTPGTTASATVTVLTPAEGGASWTPAELTTIPPGQTQPLSVKWPADLPVLRQDAATHPGSYVNGILADPA from the coding sequence ATGCTCGGCAAGCGCATTTCGGTCGGGGTCGCGGCGGTCGCGGGAGCGTTCGCCCTCACGGCCTGCGGGTCAACCGGCTCCGCGCCGTCACCCGCCGCGAACGGCGGCACGGGCGCCGGTGCCGCCGCGGCCCCCGCTCCCGCCGGGCAGGCCGCGCCCGCCGCGGCGAAGACGTCCGGCACGCCCCGGTGCACGACGGCCGACCTCTCGGTCTCCCTCGGCAAACCGGAGGAGAAGAGTCCTGGCCAGTACGACCTTCCGCTGACCTACCGGAACACCTCGGACCACCCGTGCGCCCTGCACGGCGTCCCCGGCGTCGACCTCGTCGGCCCGGACGAGCCGACGTTCGGCCCGGTGTACCACCTGCCGCGCGTCGACAACGGCGTCAAGGACAACGAGGTGACGCCCGGGACCACGGCGTCGGCGACCGTCACCGTGCTGACCCCGGCGGAGGGCGGGGCGTCCTGGACCCCGGCCGAGCTGACCACGATCCCGCCCGGCCAGACGCAGCCGCTGAGCGTGAAATGGCCCGCCGACCTGCCGGTCCTCCGCCAGGACGCGGCCACCCACCCGGGGTCGTATGTCAATGGCATCCTGGCCGATCCGGCCTGA
- a CDS encoding S8 family serine peptidase: protein MVVRFVRDETAETAVEDASTLNELPAPPRQLLDRHGARVLDPATAVVAAGQPAPRTTVYRPGVFLLPQRYLRDQGTLASINRVLARIGVEAVPADRGDYQEYDRVRQLDDLPVRALLRVREDTEPVVVDCWRALQLLRSAASGEKPELDPAVVRDMSVEHLLFTTPVFGGVPWETSGLGGTPWETSGFGAGSSYGRTRGANRIPVTLAAAPPYRSPKPAHRRPVIAVLDTGIGPHPWFGLADRSGPPAAGSGLAVAPGIQAAILASELGAGTTVATQLLTDYWDAPTTGQPLIGDVDTDTGHGLFIAGIVRQACPEADTLAIRVVHSDGVAYEADVLLALHLLADRVRNAQADNRPQDMVDIVSLSMGYYLEDAADVAFTGQFAAVIAELLGLGVLVVAAAGNDATTRRFYPAAFADQPLGGGSGPQVISVGALNPDVGTSKALFSNEGPWVHCWATGAGVVSTYPTDVRGTAAADHEVPGFGRNSFDPDDYSAGFAVWDGTSFAAPLAAAELGKALLQSGDLATVDRETVVKRAWTALGSL from the coding sequence ATGGTCGTCAGGTTCGTGCGAGACGAGACCGCGGAGACAGCGGTGGAGGACGCGAGCACGCTCAACGAGCTCCCGGCCCCGCCACGGCAGTTGCTGGACCGGCACGGCGCGCGCGTGCTCGACCCGGCGACGGCCGTCGTGGCCGCCGGGCAGCCCGCCCCGCGGACGACGGTGTACCGGCCGGGCGTGTTCCTGCTGCCCCAGCGGTACCTGCGTGACCAGGGGACACTGGCGTCGATCAACCGCGTGCTCGCCCGCATCGGCGTCGAGGCCGTGCCGGCCGACCGCGGCGACTACCAGGAGTACGACCGCGTCCGGCAGCTCGACGACCTGCCCGTCCGCGCCCTGCTGCGGGTGCGCGAAGACACCGAACCGGTCGTCGTCGACTGCTGGCGGGCGCTGCAGCTGCTGCGGTCCGCCGCCTCGGGGGAGAAACCGGAACTGGACCCGGCGGTCGTCCGGGACATGTCCGTCGAGCACCTGCTGTTCACGACGCCGGTGTTCGGCGGGGTGCCGTGGGAGACCAGCGGCCTCGGTGGCACGCCGTGGGAGACCAGCGGGTTCGGCGCGGGCAGCTCGTACGGGCGCACCCGCGGCGCCAACCGGATCCCGGTGACGCTGGCCGCCGCCCCGCCCTACCGCAGCCCGAAGCCGGCCCACCGGCGGCCGGTGATCGCCGTGCTCGACACCGGCATCGGCCCGCACCCGTGGTTCGGGCTGGCCGACCGCTCCGGACCGCCGGCCGCCGGTTCCGGGCTCGCCGTCGCCCCGGGCATCCAGGCCGCGATCCTCGCGAGCGAGCTGGGCGCCGGCACGACCGTCGCCACCCAGCTGCTGACCGACTACTGGGACGCGCCGACGACCGGCCAGCCGCTGATCGGCGACGTCGACACCGACACCGGGCACGGCCTGTTCATCGCCGGCATCGTCCGGCAGGCCTGCCCCGAAGCCGACACCCTGGCCATCCGCGTGGTGCACAGCGACGGCGTCGCGTACGAGGCCGACGTGCTGCTCGCGCTGCACCTGCTGGCCGACCGCGTCCGGAACGCGCAGGCGGACAACCGCCCGCAGGACATGGTCGACATCGTCTCGCTCTCGATGGGCTACTACCTCGAGGACGCCGCGGACGTCGCCTTCACCGGCCAGTTCGCCGCGGTGATCGCGGAGCTGCTCGGCCTCGGCGTGCTGGTCGTCGCCGCGGCGGGCAACGACGCCACCACGCGCCGGTTCTACCCGGCGGCCTTCGCCGACCAGCCGCTCGGCGGCGGCAGCGGTCCGCAGGTGATCAGCGTCGGGGCGCTCAACCCCGACGTCGGCACGAGCAAGGCGCTGTTCTCCAACGAAGGCCCGTGGGTGCACTGCTGGGCCACCGGCGCCGGGGTGGTCAGCACCTACCCGACCGACGTCCGCGGCACCGCGGCCGCCGACCACGAGGTGCCGGGCTTCGGCCGCAACTCCTTCGACCCCGACGACTACAGCGCCGGCTTCGCCGTCTGGGACGGGACGTCGTTCGCCGCGCCGCTCGCCGCCGCCGAGCTCGGCAAGGCGCTGCTGCAGTCGGGGGACCTGGCCACGGTCGACCGGGAGACCGTCGTCAAGCGGGCCTGGACCGCACTGGGCTCGCTGTGA
- a CDS encoding YciI family protein: MRFLVIVKAGPESEAAGFQPSAEELTEMTKFNERLFAEGRFELAEGLTPSSEGARVIFEGDAEPKVIDGPFAETKELIAGFWVLKGESLEEAVALMKQVPNLGPGEGVLEIRPIDG, translated from the coding sequence ATGCGGTTCCTGGTGATCGTGAAGGCCGGCCCCGAATCGGAGGCGGCCGGGTTCCAGCCCAGCGCCGAAGAGCTGACCGAGATGACGAAGTTCAACGAGCGGCTGTTCGCCGAGGGCCGGTTCGAGCTGGCCGAGGGGCTCACGCCCAGCTCGGAAGGCGCGCGCGTGATCTTCGAAGGCGACGCGGAGCCCAAGGTCATCGACGGCCCGTTCGCCGAGACGAAGGAGCTGATCGCCGGGTTCTGGGTGCTCAAGGGCGAGTCGCTCGAAGAGGCCGTCGCGCTGATGAAGCAGGTCCCGAACCTCGGTCCCGGTGAGGGGGTGCTGGAGATCCGCCCGATCGACGGGTAG
- a CDS encoding RNA polymerase sigma factor has translation MNVAKTDHARVASLFDAAREGDRAALDELVSLLTPLLWQVARDQGLDTEHAADVVQTTWLRLLGSFAEIRSPVALTGWLITVTKREAWRTGERRQAERPLPELPERLVEASPAPEEGVLREDQRVRLWRAVDNLPERCRSLLRIVAFVHRPDYAEVGARLGMPRGSIGPTRGRCLARLREQLLANGEGDWL, from the coding sequence GTGAACGTGGCCAAGACCGACCACGCTCGCGTGGCGAGCCTGTTCGACGCCGCGCGGGAGGGCGACCGCGCGGCGCTGGACGAACTGGTTTCCCTGCTCACGCCGTTGCTCTGGCAGGTGGCGCGCGACCAGGGACTCGACACCGAGCACGCGGCCGACGTCGTGCAGACGACGTGGCTGCGGCTGCTCGGTTCGTTCGCGGAGATCCGTTCGCCGGTCGCGCTGACCGGCTGGCTGATCACCGTCACCAAGCGGGAGGCCTGGCGCACGGGGGAACGCCGCCAGGCCGAACGGCCGCTGCCGGAACTCCCGGAGCGGCTGGTGGAAGCCTCGCCGGCACCCGAGGAGGGGGTGCTGCGCGAAGACCAGCGCGTGCGGTTGTGGCGCGCGGTGGACAACCTGCCCGAACGCTGCCGCAGCCTGCTGCGGATCGTGGCGTTCGTGCACCGGCCGGACTACGCCGAAGTCGGCGCCCGGCTGGGAATGCCGAGGGGGAGTATCGGCCCGACCAGGGGACGCTGTCTCGCGCGCCTGCGTGAGCAGCTACTCGCCAACGGCGAAGGAGATTGGCTGTGA
- a CDS encoding HAMP domain-containing sensor histidine kinase, translated as MVRILPRSTRWRVALFAALASALVLGLGSYWFVSTLQSGLVNNARARASDKVDALVALLDSGVAPEDIPKRYEKGGGYMISTEVMNRCSTGRPDRLPDDQVVQIYGPDCVIVMPYGLDEGQEYAGRATNDGRHQVAAGERLDPVGLETVATARRILWGGVPAAALLVGAVAWFAVRRSLRAVGAIRAEVDGIRARDLGRRVPVPDSGDEITELAVTMNAMLARLDESVRRQSRFTADASHELRTPLASMRTQLEVQLAHPDRLDWRHSIENAVLDVSRMETLTGDLLLLSKLDADQPAGAARIALGDLVTRHLAARLPRDGVEVRAEIRANPVVRGHAGRLERLLRNLADNAERHAGSSVTITLDEAGGDAVLTVRDDGPGIPAEHRERVFDRFVRLDADRAREDDGGAGLGLAIAAEIARTHGGSLRVAESTSGGCLELRLPLA; from the coding sequence GTGGTCCGGATCCTGCCCCGGTCGACCCGGTGGCGGGTCGCCCTCTTCGCCGCCCTCGCGTCGGCGCTCGTGCTCGGCCTCGGGTCGTACTGGTTCGTGAGCACGCTGCAGAGCGGTCTCGTGAACAACGCCAGGGCGCGGGCGAGCGACAAGGTCGACGCGCTCGTCGCGCTGCTCGACTCGGGGGTCGCCCCCGAAGACATCCCGAAGCGGTACGAAAAAGGCGGCGGCTACATGATCAGCACCGAGGTCATGAACCGCTGCTCGACCGGCAGGCCCGACCGGCTCCCCGATGACCAGGTGGTCCAGATCTACGGCCCCGACTGCGTCATCGTCATGCCGTACGGCCTCGATGAAGGGCAGGAGTACGCCGGCCGGGCGACGAACGACGGCCGCCACCAGGTCGCGGCCGGCGAGCGGCTGGACCCGGTCGGCCTCGAGACCGTGGCCACCGCCCGGCGGATCCTCTGGGGCGGGGTGCCGGCGGCCGCGCTGCTCGTCGGCGCCGTCGCCTGGTTCGCCGTGCGGCGGTCGCTGCGCGCGGTCGGGGCCATCCGGGCCGAGGTCGACGGCATCCGCGCGCGGGACCTCGGCCGCCGCGTGCCGGTGCCCGACTCCGGTGACGAGATCACCGAACTCGCCGTCACGATGAACGCGATGCTCGCCCGGCTCGACGAGTCCGTGCGGCGGCAGAGCCGGTTCACCGCGGACGCGTCGCACGAGCTGCGCACGCCGCTGGCGTCGATGCGCACCCAGCTCGAGGTCCAGCTCGCCCACCCCGACCGGCTCGACTGGCGCCACAGCATCGAAAACGCCGTCCTGGACGTCTCGCGGATGGAGACGCTCACCGGGGACCTCCTGCTGCTCAGCAAGCTCGACGCCGACCAGCCGGCCGGGGCCGCGCGGATCGCGCTCGGGGACCTCGTCACCCGGCACCTGGCCGCGCGGCTGCCCCGCGACGGCGTCGAAGTGCGCGCGGAAATCCGGGCGAACCCGGTGGTCCGGGGGCACGCGGGACGGCTGGAACGCCTGCTGCGCAACCTCGCCGACAACGCCGAGCGGCACGCCGGGAGCAGCGTGACGATCACCCTCGACGAGGCAGGCGGCGACGCCGTGCTGACCGTCCGGGACGACGGCCCGGGCATCCCGGCCGAGCACCGCGAGCGCGTCTTCGACCGGTTCGTCCGCCTCGACGCCGACCGCGCCCGCGAGGACGACGGCGGTGCCGGGCTGGGGCTGGCGATCGCCGCGGAGATCGCCCGGACGCACGGCGGCAGCTTGCGCGTCGCCGAAAGCACGTCCGGCGGGTGCCTGGAGCTGCGCCTGCCGCTTGCCTGA
- a CDS encoding small ribosomal subunit Rsm22 family protein has protein sequence MAVLPDDLSSALDDELARHPLARLTQSVDRLSARYRQGDAATSPILGSEVDVAAYAGYRMPATYAAVHAVLAEAALRTPGFAPRTHVDVGGGTGAAVWAAADVWPSLDRCTVLEQVAGAIGLGKRLAAGSGRAAVRDAEWRRGLVDPSSPAPDADLVTLSYVLGELPDATRADVVRWLAAKAGAVALIEPGTPAGFERIRAARAQLVELGLHVVAPCPHDAACPIVAGQDWCHFAARLPRSGLHRKLKAGTLGFEDEKFAYVVASRTVPERPDARIIRHPKKHKGWVALDLCTTEGLAPAVAVSKKQGPRYRAARDAEWGDGWPSA, from the coding sequence GTGGCGGTACTCCCCGATGATCTCTCCTCCGCGCTCGACGACGAGCTGGCCCGGCACCCCCTGGCCCGGCTGACCCAGTCCGTCGACCGGCTCAGCGCGCGCTACCGCCAAGGCGACGCGGCCACGTCGCCCATCCTCGGCTCCGAAGTCGACGTCGCCGCGTACGCGGGCTATCGCATGCCCGCCACCTACGCCGCCGTACACGCCGTGCTCGCCGAAGCCGCGTTGCGTACTCCCGGCTTCGCACCTCGTACCCACGTCGACGTCGGCGGCGGGACCGGCGCCGCCGTCTGGGCGGCCGCCGACGTCTGGCCGTCGCTCGACCGCTGCACCGTGCTCGAACAGGTCGCCGGGGCCATCGGGCTCGGCAAGCGGCTCGCCGCCGGCTCCGGGCGGGCCGCCGTCCGGGACGCCGAGTGGCGGCGCGGGCTCGTCGATCCCTCCTCGCCCGCGCCCGACGCCGATCTTGTCACGCTGTCCTACGTGCTCGGCGAACTGCCCGACGCCACCCGGGCCGACGTCGTGCGGTGGCTGGCCGCGAAGGCCGGGGCCGTCGCGCTGATCGAACCCGGCACGCCCGCCGGTTTCGAACGGATCCGGGCCGCCCGCGCGCAGCTGGTCGAGCTCGGCCTGCACGTCGTCGCGCCGTGTCCGCACGATGCCGCCTGCCCGATCGTGGCCGGGCAGGACTGGTGCCACTTCGCCGCCCGGCTGCCGCGCTCGGGGCTGCACCGGAAGCTCAAGGCGGGCACCCTCGGCTTCGAGGACGAGAAGTTCGCCTACGTCGTCGCGTCGCGGACCGTGCCCGAGCGGCCGGACGCGCGGATCATCCGGCACCCGAAGAAGCACAAGGGCTGGGTCGCGCTCGATCTGTGCACGACCGAGGGGCTGGCACCGGCCGTCGCCGTCTCGAAGAAGCAGGGCCCGCGGTACCGAGCGGCCCGGGACGCCGAGTGGGGCGACGGCTGGCCTTCCGCCTGA
- a CDS encoding CHAT domain-containing tetratricopeptide repeat protein, protein MVASPRVEDRVRDLHRRAVAATNNGQPVVGGRLIRSAARLLGLPAAAPPPAWPSWPDLATRVLGTYAAVETALGNSTRGLALLDEADVLVSDAGRGILRQQRGLVLILIGRMDEALTCFDEAIPLLRQAGEFVVLARTLLNRAMLHQYAGRVRLALADLDQCEQIGASHPDEEGLARIFAKAAHGRGQARVLTGDIPGALRDFDAASGFYAEQSVGMLPVLAVDKARALLAAGLPHEAAAELDAALEQFPRLRMNQEHAEAELTRALAALASGDPAAARSWAGRAERRFRRRGNETWAAVAQLTVLRADFAAGRRISRVGAEATALAGRLTALGLRNDAEIAGLLAARARIALGDLDGARAGIAPRDRRTAPLENRLVRRLALAELGAASGHRRMTFANARAGLTQLQRHRSRFGSVDLQTGTTSLGKELADAGLAAALAQRSPGVVFRWLDRSRAQAFRFRPVRPPAHPETVDAVAELRFLSMQVRAGELAGKPDSQAVKRCAALEREIRAKGWQAEGVAADHAEAKLREIGDELAETGSAMVCFLADRGALCAQVIANHRVALVELGTATAVAEPVARLHSDLDALCGRQLPPQLDQVIRRSVRTQVTALDAILLAPLASRLGDLDVVVVPTGALSAIPWGLLPTLHGRPVTVTPSSSAWFDAGRRSGGAVGAPLLVAGSDLRHAEAEIARLAPLYPDAEVLTGPDATVAATLKAFDGCRLAHFAAHGHHERENVLFSRLNLADGPLMAYDVQQLATAPEQVVLSSCDVGQTVVRAGDEVLGFTAALLYGGSRTVVSSVARVDDRTAGGVMLAFHKALSAGTPPARALADAARAEPLMPFVCFGRS, encoded by the coding sequence GTGGTCGCGTCGCCGAGGGTCGAAGACCGGGTCCGCGACCTGCACCGGCGGGCGGTCGCGGCGACCAACAACGGCCAGCCCGTCGTCGGCGGGCGGCTGATCCGGTCCGCCGCGCGGCTGCTCGGCCTGCCCGCCGCGGCGCCGCCGCCCGCGTGGCCGTCCTGGCCCGACCTCGCCACGCGCGTGCTCGGGACGTACGCGGCCGTCGAAACGGCGCTGGGCAACAGCACCCGCGGCCTCGCCCTGCTCGACGAGGCCGACGTCCTCGTGTCGGACGCCGGGCGCGGGATCCTGCGCCAGCAGCGCGGTCTCGTGCTCATCCTGATCGGCCGGATGGACGAAGCCCTGACCTGCTTCGACGAAGCCATCCCGCTGCTGCGGCAGGCCGGCGAGTTCGTCGTGCTCGCCAGGACGCTGCTCAACCGCGCGATGCTGCACCAGTACGCCGGGCGCGTCCGGCTCGCGCTCGCCGACCTCGACCAGTGCGAGCAGATCGGGGCGAGCCACCCCGACGAAGAGGGCCTGGCCAGGATCTTCGCCAAGGCCGCGCACGGCCGCGGCCAGGCGCGCGTGCTCACCGGCGACATCCCGGGCGCCCTGCGGGACTTCGACGCCGCGAGCGGGTTCTACGCCGAGCAGAGCGTCGGGATGCTGCCGGTGCTGGCCGTCGACAAGGCGCGGGCGCTGCTGGCCGCCGGGCTGCCGCACGAAGCCGCCGCCGAGCTGGACGCCGCGCTCGAACAGTTCCCGCGGCTGCGGATGAACCAGGAACACGCCGAGGCCGAGCTGACCAGGGCGCTGGCCGCGCTGGCGAGCGGCGACCCGGCGGCCGCGCGGAGCTGGGCCGGCCGGGCCGAACGCCGCTTTCGCCGTCGCGGCAACGAAACCTGGGCGGCGGTGGCGCAGCTGACCGTGCTGCGCGCGGACTTCGCGGCCGGGCGGCGGATCTCCCGCGTCGGCGCGGAGGCGACCGCGCTGGCCGGCCGGCTCACCGCGCTCGGCCTGCGCAACGACGCCGAGATCGCAGGCCTGCTGGCCGCGCGGGCCCGGATCGCGCTCGGCGACCTCGACGGGGCCCGCGCCGGGATCGCCCCGCGCGACCGCCGGACCGCGCCGCTGGAGAACCGCCTCGTGCGGCGGCTCGCGCTGGCCGAGCTGGGCGCCGCGAGCGGCCACCGGCGCATGACGTTCGCCAACGCGCGGGCCGGGCTGACGCAGCTGCAGCGGCACCGCAGCCGGTTCGGCAGCGTCGACCTGCAGACCGGGACGACGTCGCTGGGCAAGGAACTCGCCGACGCGGGACTCGCCGCCGCGCTCGCCCAGCGCTCGCCAGGGGTGGTGTTCCGCTGGCTCGACCGTTCGCGCGCGCAGGCGTTCCGGTTCCGGCCGGTGCGCCCGCCGGCTCACCCGGAGACCGTCGACGCCGTCGCCGAGCTGCGGTTCCTCTCGATGCAGGTCCGCGCGGGCGAGCTGGCCGGGAAGCCGGACAGCCAGGCCGTGAAGCGGTGCGCCGCGCTGGAACGGGAGATCCGCGCGAAGGGCTGGCAGGCCGAAGGCGTGGCCGCCGACCACGCCGAGGCGAAGCTGCGTGAGATCGGCGACGAGCTCGCGGAGACCGGTTCGGCGATGGTCTGCTTCCTCGCCGACCGCGGCGCGTTGTGCGCGCAGGTGATCGCGAACCACCGGGTGGCGCTGGTCGAGCTCGGGACGGCGACGGCCGTGGCGGAGCCGGTCGCGCGGCTGCACAGCGACCTCGACGCGTTGTGCGGGCGCCAGCTGCCGCCGCAGCTGGACCAGGTCATCCGCCGTTCGGTGCGCACGCAGGTCACCGCGCTGGACGCGATCCTGCTGGCCCCGCTGGCCTCCCGGCTCGGCGACCTCGACGTCGTCGTGGTGCCGACCGGCGCGCTTTCGGCGATCCCGTGGGGGCTGCTGCCGACGTTGCACGGCCGCCCGGTGACGGTCACGCCGTCGTCGTCGGCCTGGTTCGACGCGGGCCGCCGCTCCGGCGGGGCGGTCGGCGCGCCGCTGCTCGTCGCGGGGTCCGACCTCAGGCACGCCGAAGCCGAGATCGCCCGGCTGGCGCCGCTGTACCCGGACGCCGAGGTGCTGACCGGCCCGGACGCGACGGTCGCGGCCACGCTCAAGGCGTTCGACGGCTGCCGGCTGGCCCACTTCGCCGCGCACGGCCACCACGAGCGGGAGAACGTGCTGTTTTCGCGGCTCAACCTGGCCGACGGGCCCCTGATGGCCTACGACGTCCAGCAGCTGGCGACGGCTCCCGAGCAGGTGGTGCTGTCCTCGTGCGACGTCGGCCAGACGGTGGTCCGCGCGGGCGACGAGGTGCTGGGGTTCACCGCGGCCCTGCTCTACGGCGGCAGCCGAACGGTGGTGTCGAGCGTGGCCCGCGTCGACGACCGCACGGCGGGCGGCGTGATGCTGGCCTTCCACAAGGCCCTCTCGGCGGGCACACCCCCGGCGCGCGCCCTGGCGGACGCGGCGCGCGCGGAACCGCTGATGCCGTTCGTGTGCTTCGGCCGCAGCTGA
- a CDS encoding YciI family protein has translation MRFMVIVKSNEDSEAGKGPSAELLEEMGKFNEELVKAGVLLAGEGLTPSSQGARVVFSGTEEPKVVDGPFAETKELVGGFWILQCRDREECIEWIKRMPNPDGHAGEVEIRRVAEASDFENMTPEVVELEGRLRAQSAGQA, from the coding sequence ATGCGGTTCATGGTGATCGTCAAGAGCAACGAAGACTCCGAGGCCGGCAAGGGCCCCAGCGCCGAGCTGCTCGAGGAGATGGGGAAGTTCAACGAAGAGCTCGTCAAGGCCGGCGTGCTGCTGGCGGGCGAGGGCCTCACGCCGAGCTCGCAGGGCGCGCGGGTCGTCTTCTCCGGCACCGAAGAGCCCAAGGTCGTCGACGGCCCGTTCGCCGAGACCAAGGAGCTCGTCGGCGGCTTCTGGATCCTGCAGTGCCGCGACCGCGAAGAGTGCATCGAGTGGATCAAGCGGATGCCCAACCCCGACGGCCACGCCGGTGAGGTCGAGATCCGGCGCGTGGCCGAGGCGTCGGACTTCGAGAACATGACGCCGGAGGTCGTGGAACTGGAAGGCCGGCTGCGGGCGCAGTCCGCCGGACAGGCGTGA
- a CDS encoding maleylpyruvate isomerase N-terminal domain-containing protein, giving the protein MTVERWHRVRAALPEVGGRFADLLTGVPDPHRRALGAWTIGETASHVGMIALMYTAMIRGDGGPLPLPGLAEPIDAASVDTISRLNAMALELYPERDPVRLAARLRADIAEVLLVSADLDPEKPVWWLGGSRVPVAGVLAHLVNEMLLHGLDIARVLGRPWRVPARLEALFLELFLFGVARNDMGRLLADATPSPRRIAVEFRSRYTTPAVLALQDGRLRCEEPDGTADVRLRFDPSMLVPMMFGRVSRVRAVLTGGVRIGGPRPWLLPEFLRTVRMP; this is encoded by the coding sequence GTGACAGTCGAACGGTGGCACCGGGTGCGCGCGGCCCTGCCCGAGGTCGGCGGCCGGTTCGCGGACCTGCTGACCGGCGTCCCGGACCCGCACCGGCGAGCACTCGGCGCGTGGACGATCGGCGAAACGGCGTCCCACGTGGGCATGATCGCGCTGATGTACACGGCGATGATCCGCGGCGACGGCGGCCCGCTCCCGCTGCCGGGCCTGGCCGAGCCGATCGACGCGGCGAGCGTCGACACGATCTCCCGGCTGAACGCGATGGCCCTGGAGCTCTACCCCGAGCGCGACCCCGTCCGCCTGGCCGCGCGGCTGCGCGCGGACATCGCCGAGGTGCTGCTGGTCAGCGCGGACCTCGACCCGGAGAAGCCGGTGTGGTGGCTGGGCGGCTCCCGCGTGCCGGTCGCCGGCGTGCTCGCGCACCTGGTCAACGAGATGCTGCTGCACGGCCTCGACATCGCCCGCGTCCTCGGCAGGCCGTGGCGCGTCCCGGCCCGGCTGGAGGCCCTGTTCCTGGAGCTGTTCCTGTTCGGCGTGGCGCGCAACGACATGGGCCGCCTGCTGGCCGACGCGACGCCGTCACCGCGCCGGATCGCGGTGGAGTTCCGGTCGCGGTACACGACCCCGGCGGTACTGGCGCTCCAGGACGGAAGGCTGCGCTGCGAAGAGCCGGACGGCACGGCCGACGTCCGCCTTCGGTTCGACCCGTCGATGCTGGTGCCGATGATGTTCGGCCGCGTGTCCCGCGTGCGCGCGGTGCTGACTGGAGGCGTCCGCATCGGCGGCCCGCGGCCGTGGCTGCTGCCGGAGTTCCTGCGGACGGTCCGGATGCCTTAG